Proteins encoded in a region of the Vicia villosa cultivar HV-30 ecotype Madison, WI linkage group LG5, Vvil1.0, whole genome shotgun sequence genome:
- the LOC131606932 gene encoding UDP-xylose transporter 1-like, translated as MGEMSKIQLGVIGALFLSVASSVSIVICNKALMSNLGFPFATTLTSWHLMVTFCTLHVAQRLNLFEAKPVDMKTVMLFGILNGVSIGFLNLSLGFNSIGFYQMTKLAIIPFTVMLETIFLKKQFSPKIKLSLFFLLIGVGIASITDLQLNFVGTILSLLAIITTCVGQILTNTIQKKLNVTSTQLLYQSAPFQAAILFVSGPFVDQMLTKQNVFAYKYSPIVLTFIIMSCVIAVSVNFSTFLVIGKTSPVTYQVLGHLKTCLVLGFGYTLLHDPFTERNIIGILVAVFGMGLYSYFCTQESKKKLLVDPPLSSQVKDKDNSPVLNGNQEKEGHESKKLSKDSLV; from the exons ATGGGAGAGATGTCGAAAATTCAATTGGGAGTTATTGGTGCACTATTTCTCTCTGTGGCTTCTTCTGTCTCAATTGTCATATGCAACAAAGCTTTAATGAGCAATCTTGGATTTCCATTTG CTACAACACTTACAAGTTGGCATTTGATGGTTACTTTTTGCACCCTCCATGTTGCTCAACGCTTGAATCTGTTTGAGGCCAAACCTGTTGACATGAAAACAGTCATGCTTTTCGGCATTCTAAATGGTGTTTCCATTGGATTTCTCAACTTGAGTCTTGGTTTCAATTCAATTGGATTCTACCAG ATGACGAAACTCGCAATCATACCATTCACAGTTATGCTAGAAACTATTTTCCTAAAGAAGCAATTCAG CCCGAAAATAAAACTGTCTCTATTCTTCTTACTCATCGGAGTTGGCATTGCCTCTATCACGGATCTTCAACTCAATTTTGTTGGAACCATTCTTTCACTTCTAGCCATCATAACAACATGTGTTGGCCAAATT CTTACCAACACAATCCAGAAGAAACTTAATGTCACTTCCACACAACTTCTCTACCAGTCTGCTCCTTTCCAAGCAGCCATTCTTTTTGTTTCAGGCCCTTTTGTGGATCAGATGCTCACCAAGCAAAATGTTTTCGCATACAAATATTCTCCAATAGTCTTG acaTTCATCATCATGTCATGTGTGATAGCTGTTTCTGTGAACTTCAGCACTTTTCTAGTAATAGGAAAAACATCTCCTGTAACATATCAAGTTTTGGGCCACCTCAAAACTTGTCTTGTCCTAGGATTTGGATACACATTGCTCCATGACCCATTCACTGAGAGGAACATTATTGGAATACTAGTAGCAGTTTTTGGAATGGGATTGTATTCTTATTTCTGCACTCAAGAAAGCAAAAAGAAACTCTTAGTTGATCCTCCTCTATCATCTCAg GTTAAAGATAAAGATAATTCACCAGTTTTGAATGGTAATCAGGAAAAGGAGGGTCATGAGTCTAAGAAATTAAGCAAGGACTCTCTTGTTTAA